A section of the Hevea brasiliensis isolate MT/VB/25A 57/8 chromosome 17, ASM3005281v1, whole genome shotgun sequence genome encodes:
- the LOC110637954 gene encoding protein COP1 SUPPRESSOR 2: MLKKKNFRKRTIEEADDQNHHNNNNKAASDDEEERRLALEEVKFLQKQRERKSGIPAIPSVQIGNLVSKKVAEKNDGDGEKEELVLQDTFAQETAVMVEDPNMLKYVEQELAKKSGKNIDATNQVENDLKRAEDELYKIPEHLKVKRRNSEESSTQWTTGIAEVQLPIEYKLRNIEETEAAKKLLQEKRLMGQAKSEFSIPSSYSADYFQRGRDYAEKLRREHPELYKGRSSQDDGAGAKPAENNADATRREAATDEFMLERFRKRERHRVMRR, encoded by the exons ATGCTAAAAAAGAAGAATTTCCGTAAGAGAACTATCGAGGAAGCAGACGACCAGAACCaccacaacaacaacaacaaagcCGCATCCGATGACGAAGAAGAGAGGAG ATTGGCATTGGAGGAAGTCAAATTCCTGCAGAAACAGAGGGAAAGAAAGTCAGGAATCCCTGCAATTCCATCGGTGCAAATTGGGAATTTAGTATCCAAAAAAGTGGCTGAAAAGAACGATGGAGATGGAGAGAAGGAAGAGCTCGTTCTTCAAGATACTTTTGCTCAAGAAACAGCAGTCATGGTTGAAGATCCTAACAT GTTGAAGTATGTTGAGCAAGAATTggcaaagaaaagtgggaagaaCATTGATGCAACAAATCAAGTTGAAAATGACTTAAAACGTGCTGAAGATGAATTATACAAAATTCCTGAGCATCTTAAA GTGAAAAGGAGAAACTCAGAAGAAAGCTCTACTCAGTGGACTACTGGCATTGCAGAGGTTCAACTGCCCATTGA ATACAAACTGAGAAATATTGAGGAAACAGAGGCTGCCAAGAAACTTCTACAGGAGAAACGGCTAATGGGTCAGGCAAAATCAGAGTTTAGCATCCCATCAAGTTACAGTGCAGATTATTTCCAACGTGGCAGGGATTATGCTGAGAAACTTCGAAGAG AACATCCTGAGCTATACAAGGGCAGAAGTTCACAAGATGATGGTGCTGGAGCAAAGCCAGCTGAAAATAACGCTGATGCTACCCGTAGAGAAGCTGCAACAGATGAGTTCATGCTAGAGCGTTTCCGAAAGCGAGAACGGCATCGGGTCATGCGGAGATGA
- the LOC110642629 gene encoding protein COP1 SUPPRESSOR 2, which produces MFNYLLHPQVKRRNSEESSTLWTTGIAELELPIEYKLRNIEETEAAKKLLQEKRLMGQAKSEFSIPSSYSADYFQRGRDYAEKLRREHPEIYKDRSSQDDGAGAKPAENNVDATRREAATDEFMLERFRKRESHRVMRR; this is translated from the exons ATGTTTAACTACTTATTGCATCCTCAGGTGAAAAGGAGAAACTCAGAAGAAAGCTCTACTCTGTGGACTACTGGCATTGCAGAGCTTGAACTGCCCATTGA GTACAAACTGAGAAATATTGAGGAAACAGAGGCTGCCAAGAAGCTTTTACAGGAGAAACGGCTAATGGGTCAGGCAAAATCAGAGTTTAGCATCCCATCAAGTTACAGTGCAGATTATTTCCAACGTGGCAGGGATTATGCTGAGAAACTTCGAAG GGAACATCCTGAGATATACAAGGACAGAAGTTCACAAGATGATGGGGCTGGGGCAAAGCCAGCTGAAAATAATGTTGATGCAACCCGTAGAGAAGCTGCAACAGATGAGTTCATGCTAGAGCGTTTCCGAAAGCGAGAAAGTCATCGGGTCATGCGGAGATGA